One Xiphias gladius isolate SHS-SW01 ecotype Sanya breed wild chromosome 13, ASM1685928v1, whole genome shotgun sequence genomic window carries:
- the nab1b gene encoding NGFI-A-binding protein 1b encodes MAAVLPRTLGELQLYRILQRANLLYYYEAFIQQGGDDVQQLCEAGEEEFLEIMALVGMASKPLHVRRLQKALRDWVTNPAIFNQPLTSLPVCSIPVYKLPEGSPTLLSAQDRANTASVKMPKGVAAACSDPGKLDVARDKVSAGSPLQGGSEARFWSGHSNDSEHSLSPSDLGSPSSPRDALEALDAAAVQSVLECVDRMAPGLPKTDLAEVKEQLKNNKKLAKMIGHIFEMSDDDPRREEEIRKYSAIYGRFDSKRRDGKHLTLHELTVNEAAAQLCMRDMALLTRRDELFGLARQISREVTYKYTYRTSKSRCGDRDEPSPKRIKTEENFFDIQEALQAIHMRQEMLREQLACAKLKGEETVGRNLQMQLERLLARQMEILQDAAVQERLQALDWRIPPAALKYLNDAQNTNGAATDASRDNQDERPINLRVVSQSMQEGDLPLGKQLANELKRHHNHNNSNNNNNNADETKTPATENGTSQRAPSNAEKKTIKSEPEDST; translated from the exons ATGGCGGCGGTGTTGCCGAGAACCCTGGGTGAGCTGCAGCTCTACAGGATCCTGCAGCGAGCAAACCTGCTCTACTACTACGAGGCCTTCATCCAGCAGGGCGGCGATGACGTGCAGCAGCTGTGCGAGGCCGGCGAGGAGGAGTTTCTGGAGATCATGGCCCTGGTCGGCATGGCCAGCAAGCCGCTGCACGTGCGCCGCCTGCAGAAGGCGCTGCGCGACTGGGTCACCAACCCGGCTATCTTCAACCAGCCGCTCACCTCTCTGCCCGTCTGCAGCATCCCCGTCTACAAGCTGCCCGAGGGCTCGCCCACGCTGCTCAGCGCTCAGGACCGAGCCAACACCGCCAGCGTCAAGATGCCCAAAGGCGTCGCAGCCGCCTGCTCGGACCCGGGGAAGCTGGACGTGGCGCGGGACAAGGTGTCGGCCGGGTCGCCCCTGCAGGGCGGCAGCGAGGCGCGATTCTGGTCAGGCCACAGCAACGACAGCGAGCACAGCCTGTCGCCGTCGGACCTCGGCTCCCCGTCCTCCCCCAGAGACGCGCTGGAGGCTCTGGATGCGGCCGCTGTCCAGTCGGTCCTGGAGTGTGTGGACAGGATGGCGCCTGGACTTCCCAAAACCGATCTGGCTGAGGTTAAAGAGCAGctgaagaacaacaaaaagctAGCAAAGATGATCGGACACATCTTTGAGATGAGCGACGATGACCCgcggagggaggaggagatTCGCAAATACAGCGCCATCTATGGACGCTTTGATTCCAAGAGAAGGGACGGCAAGCACCTGACACTGCATGAG CTGACGGTGAACGAGGCGGCAGCTCAGCTCTGCATGAGGGACATGGCCCTGCTTACACGTCGAGACGAGCTGTTCGGACTTGCCCGGCAGATTTCCAGAGAGGTCACCTATAAATACACCTACCGCACCAGCAA GTCTCGCTGTGGAGACAGAGACGAGCCGTCCCCGAAAAGGATAAAAACAGAG GAGAACTTCTTCGACATCCAGGAGGCGCTGCAGGCCATCCACATGAGGCAGGAGATGCTGAGGGAGCAGCTGGCCTGCGCCAAGTTGAAAGGAGAGGAAACCGTCGGGCGAAATCTGCAG ATGCAGCTGGAGCGTCTACTGGCGAGGCAGATGGAGATCCTGCAGGACGCCGCCGTTCAGGAGCGACTCCAGGCTCTGGACTGGAGGATCCCCCCCGCCGCCTTAAAGTACCTCAACGACGCCCAGAACACTAACGGAGCCGCCACCGACGCCAGCAGAGACAACCAGG ATGAACGTCCAATCAACTTGCGGGTGGTCAGTCAAAGCATGCAGGAAGGCGACCTCCCATTGGGCAAGCAGCTAGCGAATGAACTGAAGCGTCAtcacaaccacaacaacagcaacaacaacaacaacaacgcaGACGAGACCAAAACACCAGCAACAG aAAATGGGACGTCGCAGCGGGCACCCAGCAACGCAGAAAAGAAGACCATCAAGTCAGAGCCGGAAGACTCCACATAG